One stretch of Phycisphaerae bacterium DNA includes these proteins:
- the fusA gene encoding elongation factor G, producing MAVDLRKVRNIGIAAHIDAGKTTTTERMLYYSGRTHKVGEVDDGTTITDFDQEEQQRGITIYSAAVSLPWKENTINLIDTPGHVDFTAEVERSLRVLDGAVAVFDAKEGVEAQSETVWRQATKYHVPRICFINKMDKVGADFAASFSSIRERLDANPAAVQLPIGAEGFFEGIIDLVAMEAVYFHTDDVDAAPVRKRIPVELEEAAKRARHRLEEQVAETSDALMEKFIHDQPLTGEELKAGLRAATLANRLYPVFCGSSLHFVGVQPLMDGVIDYLPCPLDLPPVVGLRVAEGGGKLKGRHKAGLAQAKGRLPGDDRILCPCDLRAPLVAYVFKILASKPMDLYFLRVYSGTLRSGSRVVNPSRDCKENISRIFRVFAKRREQIEAAEAGDIVAVIGLKDSLTGDTLCEQKHLVVLEAIEFPETVVSMSIEPQSSAEREKLIEALTMLARENPTFKYRLNEETGQTLISGMGELHLEVLVNRLKRDYHVDVRVGKPRVSYRETVCAAAEVEEEFNRQIGGRGHFARVRLRVEPYAPEPGEEHILFVSQVSGVKIQRSFLESAEAAVRDTAQTGVLAGNPMMNIKVTLVDAEEHEMDSSEVAFDAASRRCFDKVAVAASPALMEPIMKLQIATPEAYFGVVSNDLSRRRGVVQDARLRGDHRVIDAVVPLREMFGYASDLRSLTQGRGSWTMEPSHYAVVPPAIADTILAVV from the coding sequence TTGGCCGTGGACCTTCGCAAAGTGCGCAACATTGGGATCGCGGCTCATATCGATGCCGGCAAGACCACCACTACGGAACGAATGCTCTATTATTCGGGGCGGACGCACAAGGTCGGCGAGGTCGACGACGGGACGACGATCACGGACTTTGACCAGGAAGAGCAGCAGCGTGGGATCACCATCTACTCGGCGGCCGTCAGTCTTCCCTGGAAGGAGAACACCATCAATTTGATTGACACGCCTGGTCACGTGGACTTTACGGCCGAGGTGGAGCGTTCGTTGCGGGTTCTGGACGGGGCGGTGGCGGTTTTCGACGCGAAGGAGGGGGTTGAGGCCCAGTCTGAGACGGTCTGGCGGCAGGCGACCAAGTATCACGTACCGCGGATCTGCTTCATCAACAAGATGGACAAGGTCGGGGCGGATTTCGCGGCCTCGTTCAGCTCGATCCGCGAGCGGCTGGACGCCAATCCGGCGGCGGTACAGCTTCCGATCGGGGCGGAGGGGTTTTTCGAGGGGATCATTGATCTGGTGGCGATGGAGGCGGTCTACTTCCACACCGACGATGTGGACGCCGCGCCCGTTCGCAAGCGGATCCCGGTTGAGCTGGAAGAGGCTGCCAAGCGGGCCCGGCACCGGCTTGAGGAGCAGGTGGCTGAGACCAGCGATGCCCTCATGGAGAAGTTTATTCACGATCAGCCGCTGACCGGGGAGGAGTTGAAGGCGGGTTTGCGGGCGGCCACGCTTGCCAATCGGCTGTACCCGGTGTTCTGCGGATCGTCGCTCCATTTTGTGGGTGTGCAGCCGCTGATGGATGGGGTGATCGATTATCTGCCGTGTCCTCTGGATCTGCCGCCGGTGGTCGGACTCAGGGTTGCCGAGGGGGGCGGCAAGCTCAAGGGTCGGCACAAGGCTGGGCTGGCCCAGGCCAAGGGCAGGTTGCCTGGGGATGACAGGATCTTGTGTCCGTGTGATCTCAGGGCCCCGCTGGTGGCGTACGTGTTCAAGATTCTGGCGTCGAAGCCGATGGATCTCTACTTCCTCCGGGTGTACTCGGGCACGTTGAGATCCGGCTCCCGGGTGGTGAATCCCAGCCGGGACTGCAAGGAGAACATCAGCCGGATCTTTCGCGTTTTCGCTAAGCGCCGCGAGCAGATCGAGGCGGCCGAGGCGGGCGACATCGTTGCGGTGATCGGCCTCAAGGACTCGCTGACGGGTGACACGCTATGCGAGCAGAAGCATCTGGTTGTGCTGGAGGCCATCGAGTTTCCGGAGACGGTGGTGAGCATGTCCATCGAGCCGCAGTCCTCGGCCGAACGTGAGAAGCTGATTGAGGCTCTGACCATGCTGGCCCGCGAGAATCCGACGTTTAAGTACCGGCTCAACGAAGAGACCGGCCAGACGCTGATCAGCGGGATGGGTGAGCTGCATCTTGAGGTTCTGGTGAACCGGCTGAAGCGTGACTACCACGTGGACGTGCGGGTGGGCAAGCCGCGGGTGTCGTATCGGGAGACGGTTTGTGCTGCTGCGGAGGTCGAGGAGGAGTTCAATCGTCAGATTGGCGGGCGGGGGCATTTCGCGAGGGTTCGTCTGCGGGTGGAGCCGTATGCTCCCGAGCCGGGGGAGGAGCACATTCTGTTCGTGAGCCAGGTGAGCGGGGTCAAGATCCAGCGGTCCTTTCTGGAATCTGCGGAGGCGGCGGTCCGTGACACCGCCCAAACCGGCGTTCTGGCGGGTAACCCGATGATGAACATCAAGGTCACGCTGGTGGATGCCGAGGAGCATGAGATGGACAGTTCGGAGGTGGCGTTCGATGCTGCCAGCCGGCGTTGTTTTGACAAGGTGGCGGTCGCCGCGAGTCCGGCGCTGATGGAGCCGATCATGAAGTTGCAGATTGCCACGCCGGAGGCGTATTTCGGGGTGGTGAGCAACGACTTGTCTCGGCGTCGGGGTGTTGTGCAGGATGCCCGGTTGCGAGGCGACCATCGGGTAATCGATGCGGTGGTGCCCTTGCGGGAGATGTTCGGATACGCCAGTGATTTGCGGAGTCTGACTCAGGGCCGGGGGAGCTGGACGATGGAGCCCTCGCATTACGCGGTCGTGCCGCCGGCGATTGCTGATACAATTCTTGCTGTGGTATGA
- a CDS encoding DUF1080 domain-containing protein produces the protein MFTTAVTLLGLWIAGGSDAPTTNTAPAPAAPPHAPVNQLTATEKAAGFQLLFNGTDWTGWEPNGKPGSFTIQDGAIVGDRSGKSQTAYWLGTTREYGDFELRLQYKLSPRGNSGIFIRAPHEGRTSRMGMEIQLLDDGARTGKPGVGDTGAIYQVVPPKAFVSRPAGQWNDLSVLCLGPRVKVTLNGHIINDTLMTDHAALRNRPRRGFIGLSAHTKPVQFRTLRLREIAPPATGPETPASQPTW, from the coding sequence ATGTTCACAACAGCTGTCACGCTCCTGGGCTTGTGGATCGCGGGCGGCTCCGACGCGCCCACCACCAACACTGCCCCCGCACCAGCAGCACCGCCCCATGCTCCAGTGAACCAACTAACGGCCACCGAAAAGGCCGCGGGCTTCCAGCTGCTGTTCAACGGAACGGACTGGACCGGCTGGGAACCGAACGGCAAACCCGGTTCGTTCACAATCCAGGACGGCGCCATCGTCGGCGATCGGTCGGGCAAGAGCCAAACGGCCTACTGGCTCGGCACAACCCGCGAGTACGGCGACTTCGAACTCCGCCTGCAGTACAAGCTCAGCCCTCGCGGCAACAGCGGCATATTCATCCGCGCTCCGCACGAGGGGCGAACATCCAGAATGGGCATGGAGATCCAGCTTCTCGATGACGGAGCCCGCACCGGCAAGCCGGGCGTCGGCGACACTGGCGCAATCTACCAAGTCGTCCCACCAAAGGCGTTCGTCTCCAGACCCGCAGGCCAGTGGAACGACCTGTCCGTCCTTTGCCTCGGCCCCCGCGTTAAGGTCACCTTGAACGGCCACATCATCAACGACACGCTCATGACCGACCACGCCGCGCTCAGGAACCGACCACGCAGAGGTTTCATCGGCCTGTCCGCCCACACCAAGCCAGTGCAGTTCCGCACCCTCCGTCTGCGCGAGATTGCCCCTCCAGCCACCGGACCCGAAACACCAGCCTCCCAGCCAACATGGTAG
- a CDS encoding acetylxylan esterase encodes MTRRLSWVICAAGLGLALATTRAEETTDPGEAADSRPLLHTDTVYTPTEYRHLSTWEARRAWLINQVRFAAGLIPEPKRCPINAHLSGKLVRDGYTLEKVRFESYPGFYVTGNLYRPAEVKGRVPAVANPHGHWGRGRLAHEKLGSIAARCITLARLGAVAFMYDMVGYNDSKQQFEHADHRFAAADCALWGISQFHLQTWNSVRVLDFLQSLPDVDPARIGVTGESGGGTQTFILYSVDERVKVAAPVNMISSTMQGGCICENAPLLRIDANNMEIGALMAPRPLLLISATGDWTKKTPQVEYPFIKSIFELYGRGDLVENVHIDAPHNYNKASREAMYRFFGRRLLNQPDADKITEGEIKIETDKDMLVFADAEPPANMLKGEALIASLKTACRERMEAYQPTSPETLTNLQALVRLGLGQSIGSDWPVVGTVRPKGRSALARIAWERGGRLVWTANEWRDTKTGQEGDAAVIVLPDGLAKIGEHRKLLTEGDHGIFVQPFGTSHMKRTPVTTRAADEGKYYTTFNRSDAAEAVYDILSVIGIETPSQSGTRMKLVGLGRMGPHTLVARAMMPPEVVLRTGVCTAIDMNQMNVDDDQPYINDLFLPGIRKIGGLKAVAAAAAGGGPLWLYNAGEHFNEQWARAAANLGGHELRITREPADDEAIAEWLRHASR; translated from the coding sequence ATGACTCGCCGATTATCCTGGGTGATTTGTGCGGCCGGACTGGGATTAGCCCTGGCCACGACCCGGGCCGAAGAGACCACCGATCCAGGGGAGGCCGCGGACTCCCGCCCTCTCCTCCACACGGATACCGTCTACACACCAACCGAATACAGACACCTCTCCACCTGGGAGGCCCGCCGGGCATGGCTGATCAACCAGGTCCGTTTCGCGGCCGGACTGATCCCCGAGCCCAAACGATGCCCGATCAACGCCCACCTCTCCGGCAAGCTGGTTCGCGACGGCTACACCCTCGAGAAAGTCCGTTTCGAGAGCTACCCCGGCTTCTACGTCACCGGCAACCTCTACCGCCCTGCGGAGGTCAAGGGCAGGGTGCCGGCCGTGGCTAATCCGCACGGCCACTGGGGCCGCGGCCGCCTGGCCCATGAGAAACTCGGTTCGATCGCCGCCCGCTGTATCACCCTGGCCAGGCTCGGGGCGGTGGCGTTTATGTACGACATGGTCGGCTACAACGACAGCAAGCAACAGTTCGAGCACGCCGACCACCGGTTCGCAGCCGCAGACTGCGCTTTGTGGGGCATCAGCCAGTTCCACCTGCAGACGTGGAACAGCGTGCGAGTGCTCGACTTCCTGCAGTCGCTGCCCGACGTGGACCCGGCCAGGATCGGCGTCACCGGGGAATCCGGCGGCGGAACGCAGACGTTCATCCTCTATTCGGTCGACGAACGAGTGAAGGTGGCCGCCCCGGTCAACATGATCTCCAGCACCATGCAGGGCGGCTGCATCTGCGAAAACGCCCCCCTCCTGCGCATCGACGCCAACAACATGGAGATCGGGGCACTGATGGCCCCCAGACCACTCCTGCTGATCAGCGCCACCGGCGACTGGACAAAGAAAACACCTCAGGTCGAATACCCGTTCATCAAGAGCATCTTCGAGCTGTACGGCCGCGGAGATCTGGTCGAGAACGTCCACATCGACGCTCCACACAACTACAACAAGGCCAGCCGAGAGGCGATGTACCGGTTCTTCGGGCGACGGCTGCTCAACCAACCCGATGCGGACAAGATCACTGAGGGTGAGATCAAGATCGAAACCGACAAGGACATGCTGGTCTTCGCTGATGCCGAACCGCCGGCCAACATGCTCAAGGGTGAAGCCCTGATCGCGAGCCTTAAGACCGCCTGCCGGGAACGGATGGAGGCCTACCAACCCACCAGCCCCGAAACGCTGACCAACTTGCAGGCCCTCGTACGCCTCGGGCTGGGTCAGAGCATCGGTTCGGATTGGCCAGTCGTGGGCACGGTCCGCCCGAAGGGCCGTTCAGCCCTCGCCCGAATCGCCTGGGAGCGAGGCGGACGCCTGGTGTGGACGGCGAACGAGTGGCGCGACACCAAGACCGGTCAAGAAGGCGACGCCGCGGTGATCGTCCTGCCGGATGGACTCGCGAAAATCGGAGAACACAGGAAACTGCTTACCGAGGGCGACCACGGCATCTTCGTGCAGCCGTTCGGCACCAGCCATATGAAGCGAACACCAGTGACAACCCGGGCAGCCGACGAGGGTAAATACTACACAACCTTCAACCGCAGCGATGCCGCCGAAGCAGTCTATGACATCCTCTCGGTGATTGGCATCGAGACTCCCAGCCAAAGCGGAACCCGAATGAAACTCGTCGGTCTCGGCCGCATGGGCCCGCACACGCTCGTGGCCCGCGCTATGATGCCCCCCGAGGTCGTTCTTCGCACCGGCGTATGCACGGCAATCGACATGAACCAGATGAACGTCGACGACGACCAGCCCTACATCAACGACCTGTTCCTGCCGGGTATCCGGAAAATCGGCGGCCTGAAGGCAGTGGCGGCCGCTGCGGCCGGCGGCGGGCCGCTTTGGCTGTACAACGCGGGCGAGCATTTCAACGAGCAGTGGGCCCGGGCCGCAGCCAACCTCGGCGGCCACGAACTGCGAATCACCCGGGAGCCGGCCGACGACGAGGCCATCGCCGAGTGGCTGCGGCATGCATCAAGATAG
- a CDS encoding prolipoprotein diacylglyceryl transferase, which produces MQLYEIAVLLVVAVVFLRLDIRRWRGSSLLWYLALYGCGQALTEFWRGDFKDRVLLGPLSHFQWLCFAAAGVSAAILMHAAATRRWPRRRPAPG; this is translated from the coding sequence ATGCAACTCTATGAGATCGCGGTCCTGCTCGTGGTGGCTGTCGTCTTCCTGAGGTTGGACATACGTCGCTGGCGAGGATCGTCGTTGTTGTGGTATCTCGCCTTGTATGGCTGCGGCCAGGCGCTGACGGAGTTCTGGCGAGGCGATTTCAAGGACCGTGTGCTTCTTGGCCCGCTGTCACACTTCCAATGGCTATGCTTCGCTGCCGCGGGGGTATCGGCGGCTATCTTGATGCATGCCGCAGCCACTCGGCGATGGCCTCGTCGTCGGCCGGCTCCCGGGTGA
- a CDS encoding sulfatase, giving the protein MTQSRGCHSGLISRSGLRVWLSAGVMAVSLASGVLGAERPPNFVIIFADDLGYGDLGCYGHPTIRTPCLDVMAAEGMRFTDFYSAAPVCTPSRTALLTGRLPIRSGMVGAERRVLASNSTGGLPESEITIAQALKAKGYATACVGKWHLGHLPQYLPTKRGFDSFFGLPYSNDMKPTPLIRGEQTLEEPVVLETLTERYTKEAVEFIVAQRDKPFFLYLAHTFPHTPLKANPRFAGKSPRGLYGDVVEEVDWSVGQVLKTLRAQGLAERTLVMFSSDNGPWLIRGLNGGSAGLLRDGKGSTFEGGMREPGIFWWLGQIKPSVNRSMASTMDVFPTLMELAGVDMPSDREYDGRSLLTVLRGGEREEAPFFYYDNAMLMAVRKGPWKACLVTRASYGPDRPKINQHDPPLLYHLGHDPSEKLDVAKDHADVVADLLAEVQRHQAGLKPGTPQFDLK; this is encoded by the coding sequence ATGACGCAATCGAGAGGGTGCCATTCCGGTCTGATTTCACGGTCAGGGCTGCGTGTCTGGCTGTCGGCGGGTGTGATGGCTGTGTCGCTTGCGAGCGGCGTCCTCGGCGCCGAGCGGCCGCCGAACTTCGTCATCATCTTCGCCGACGATCTGGGTTACGGCGACCTCGGCTGCTATGGACATCCCACGATCCGCACGCCGTGCCTCGACGTGATGGCGGCGGAAGGCATGCGGTTCACCGACTTCTACTCCGCGGCCCCGGTGTGTACACCCAGCCGGACCGCGCTGCTCACCGGCCGGCTGCCGATCCGCAGCGGCATGGTCGGTGCCGAGCGCCGGGTGCTGGCTTCGAATTCGACCGGCGGACTGCCCGAGAGCGAGATCACCATCGCCCAGGCGCTCAAAGCCAAGGGCTACGCCACGGCCTGCGTCGGGAAGTGGCACCTTGGCCATCTCCCGCAGTATCTGCCCACCAAGCGGGGGTTCGACTCTTTCTTTGGTCTGCCCTACAGCAACGACATGAAGCCAACGCCGCTGATCCGCGGCGAGCAGACGCTGGAGGAACCGGTCGTGCTCGAGACGCTGACTGAGCGATACACCAAGGAAGCCGTCGAGTTCATTGTCGCCCAGCGCGACAAGCCGTTCTTCCTGTACCTGGCCCACACCTTCCCCCACACTCCGCTGAAGGCCAATCCGCGTTTCGCCGGCAAGAGCCCGCGCGGTCTCTACGGCGATGTGGTCGAGGAAGTGGACTGGAGCGTGGGGCAGGTGCTCAAGACGCTGCGTGCGCAGGGGCTGGCCGAGCGAACGCTGGTCATGTTCAGCAGCGACAACGGTCCCTGGCTCATTCGGGGACTGAACGGCGGATCAGCCGGGCTTCTCCGCGACGGCAAGGGTTCGACCTTCGAGGGCGGCATGCGCGAGCCGGGCATCTTCTGGTGGCTCGGCCAGATCAAGCCCTCGGTCAACCGCTCGATGGCGTCGACCATGGACGTGTTCCCGACGCTGATGGAACTAGCCGGCGTCGACATGCCCAGCGACCGTGAGTACGACGGCCGGAGTCTGCTGACGGTCCTGCGCGGGGGCGAGCGTGAGGAGGCGCCGTTCTTTTACTACGACAATGCCATGTTGATGGCCGTTCGCAAGGGTCCCTGGAAGGCTTGCCTGGTGACCCGCGCCAGCTACGGTCCGGATCGCCCGAAGATCAACCAGCACGATCCCCCGTTGCTCTACCATCTTGGCCACGACCCGTCGGAGAAGCTCGACGTCGCGAAGGACCATGCGGATGTGGTAGCTGACCTTCTGGCCGAGGTTCAGCGGCATCAGGCGGGGCTGAAGCCGGGCACGCCGCAGTTTGATCTGAAGTAG